A single genomic interval of Capricornis sumatraensis isolate serow.1 chromosome 11, serow.2, whole genome shotgun sequence harbors:
- the LOC138088291 gene encoding 2-iminobutanoate/2-iminopropanoate deaminase-like gives MLSLVRRIISTAKAPAAIGPYSQAVLVDRTIYISGQLGMDPASGQLVPGGVTEKAKQALTNIGEILKAAGCDFTNVVKTTVLLADINDFSAVNDVYKQYFQSSFLRELLTRLLLCPKEAVLRSKQ, from the coding sequence ATGTTGTCTTTGGTCAGAAGGATAATCAGCACCGCGAAAGCCCCCGCGGCCATTGGTCCCTACAGTCAGGCTGTGTTAGTCGACAGGACCATTTACATTTCAGGACAGCTAGGCATGGACCCTGCAAGTGGACAGCTTGTGCCAGGAGGGGTGACAGAAAAGGCTAAACAGGCTCTGACAAACATAGGTGAAATTCTGAAAGCAGCAGGCTGTGACTTCACGAATGTGGTAAAAACAACGGTTTTGCTGGCTGACATAAATGACTTCAGTGCTGTCAATgatgtctacaaacaatatttCCAGAGTAGTTTTCTGCGAGAGCTGCTTACCAGGTTGCTGCTTTGCCCAAAGGAGGCCGTGTTGAGATCGAAGCAATAG